In Salinarimonas sp., a genomic segment contains:
- the sufC gene encoding Fe-S cluster assembly ATPase SufC: MLEIKNLTAEIEGKRILDGLNLTINDGEVAAIMGPNGSGKSTLSYIIAGKEDYEILDGEILLDGENILEMEPAERAAAGVFLAFQYPLEIPGVATMTFLKAALNAQRRAREETELTTPEFMKAVQEAAAKLEIPRDMLKRALNVGFSGGEKKRMEILQMALLEPRMCILDETDSGLDIDALRIVSEGVNSLRAANRSFLVITHYQRLLNYIVPDTVHVMANGKIMRSGGKDLAEELEASGYADYKAQEAA; the protein is encoded by the coding sequence ATGCTCGAAATCAAGAACCTCACCGCCGAGATCGAGGGCAAGCGCATCCTCGACGGGCTGAACCTGACCATCAACGACGGCGAGGTCGCGGCCATCATGGGCCCGAACGGGTCCGGCAAGTCGACCTTGTCCTACATCATCGCCGGCAAGGAGGACTACGAGATCCTCGACGGCGAGATCCTGCTCGACGGCGAGAACATCCTCGAGATGGAGCCCGCCGAGCGCGCCGCCGCCGGCGTGTTCCTGGCCTTCCAGTATCCGCTCGAGATTCCCGGCGTCGCCACGATGACCTTCCTCAAGGCCGCGCTCAACGCCCAGCGCCGCGCCCGCGAGGAGACCGAGCTGACGACGCCCGAGTTCATGAAGGCCGTCCAGGAGGCCGCGGCCAAGCTCGAGATCCCCCGCGACATGCTCAAGCGCGCCCTCAACGTCGGCTTCTCCGGCGGCGAGAAGAAGCGCATGGAGATCCTTCAGATGGCGCTGCTCGAGCCGCGCATGTGCATCCTCGACGAGACCGATTCCGGCCTCGACATCGACGCGCTGCGCATCGTCTCCGAGGGCGTGAACAGCCTGCGTGCGGCGAACCGCTCGTTCCTGGTGATCACCCACTACCAGCGGCTCCTCAACTACATCGTGCCGGACACGGTGCACGTGATGGCCAACGGCAAGATCATGCGCTCGGGCGGCAAGGACCTCGCCGAGGAGCTCGAGGCCAGCGGCTACGCCGACTACAAGGCCCAGGAGGCCGCGTGA
- the sufB gene encoding Fe-S cluster assembly protein SufB, whose amino-acid sequence MPAVQETIDRVKAIDVDQYKYGFETVLEVDKAPKGLSEDIIRFISAKKDEPSWMLDWRLDAYKRWQTMKEPNWARVSYDVIDYNDIYYYAAPKLNAAPKSLDEVDPEILKTYEKLGIPLREQEILAGVEPTNRVAVDAVFDSVSVATTFKKELAEAGVIFCSISEAIREHPDLVKKYLGTVVPVTDNFFATLNAAVFTDGTFVYVPKGVRCPMELSTYFRINEKNTGQFERTLIIADEGSYVSYLEGCTAPQRDENQLHAAVVELIALDDAEIKYSTVQNWYPGDAEGRGGIYNFVTKRGDCRGKNSVITWTQVETGSAITWKYPSCILRGDGSRGEFYSIAVSNGMQQVDSGTKMIHLGKNTTSRIISKGISAGRSENTYRGLVSAHRKASGARNFTNCDSLLIGDQCGAHTVPYIESKNASAVFEHEATTSKISEDQLFYCMQRGLDEEEATALIVNGFVKDVIQKLPMEFAVEAQKLIAISLEGSVG is encoded by the coding sequence ATGCCGGCAGTTCAGGAGACGATCGATCGCGTCAAGGCCATCGATGTCGATCAGTACAAGTATGGCTTCGAGACGGTTCTCGAGGTCGACAAGGCGCCCAAGGGCCTGTCCGAGGACATCATCCGCTTCATCTCGGCGAAGAAGGACGAGCCGTCCTGGATGCTCGACTGGCGGCTCGACGCCTACAAGCGCTGGCAGACGATGAAGGAGCCCAACTGGGCCCGCGTCTCCTACGACGTGATCGACTACAACGACATCTACTACTACGCCGCGCCGAAGCTGAACGCCGCGCCGAAGTCGCTCGACGAGGTCGATCCCGAGATCCTCAAGACCTACGAGAAGCTCGGCATCCCGCTGCGCGAGCAGGAGATCCTCGCCGGCGTCGAGCCCACCAACCGCGTGGCGGTGGACGCCGTGTTCGACTCGGTCTCGGTGGCGACGACCTTCAAGAAGGAGCTCGCCGAGGCGGGCGTGATCTTCTGCTCGATCTCGGAAGCGATCCGCGAGCATCCGGACCTGGTGAAGAAGTACCTCGGCACGGTCGTGCCCGTGACGGACAACTTCTTCGCCACGCTGAATGCGGCCGTGTTCACGGACGGGACGTTCGTCTACGTACCCAAGGGCGTGCGCTGCCCGATGGAGCTGTCGACCTACTTCCGCATCAACGAGAAGAATACCGGCCAGTTCGAGCGCACGCTGATCATCGCCGACGAGGGCTCCTACGTCAGCTACCTCGAGGGCTGCACCGCGCCCCAGCGCGACGAGAACCAGCTCCACGCCGCCGTGGTCGAGCTGATCGCGCTCGACGACGCCGAGATCAAGTACTCGACGGTGCAGAACTGGTACCCAGGCGACGCCGAGGGCCGGGGCGGCATCTACAACTTCGTGACGAAGCGCGGCGATTGCCGGGGCAAGAACTCGGTCATCACCTGGACCCAGGTCGAGACCGGCTCGGCCATCACCTGGAAGTACCCGTCCTGCATCCTGCGCGGCGACGGCTCGCGCGGCGAGTTCTACTCGATCGCGGTGTCGAACGGCATGCAGCAGGTCGATTCCGGCACGAAGATGATCCATCTGGGCAAGAACACGACCAGCCGGATCATCTCCAAGGGCATCTCGGCCGGCCGCTCGGAGAACACCTATCGCGGCCTCGTCTCGGCCCACCGCAAGGCGTCGGGCGCGCGCAACTTCACGAATTGCGATTCGCTGCTGATCGGCGACCAGTGCGGCGCGCACACGGTGCCCTACATCGAGTCGAAGAACGCCTCCGCGGTCTTCGAGCACGAGGCGACGACCTCCAAGATCTCCGAGGACCAGCTGTTCTACTGCATGCAGCGCGGACTCGACGAGGAGGAGGCCACCGCGCTCATCGTCAACGGCTTCGTCAAGGACGTCATTCAGAAGCTGCCGATGGAGTTCGCGGTCGAGGCGCAGAAGCTGATCGCGATCTCGCTCGAGGGCTCGGTGGGCTGA
- a CDS encoding cysteine desulfurase family protein, translating to MDTAERAYLDYNATAPLREEAARALVHALERVGNASSVHAEGRAARAALEAARAEVAALVEADPAAVIFTSGGSEANALALAPGFARPGEAGAEVLLVGAGEHPCVLDGHRFPADAVERIPLDAHGVADLAWLEARLSALTGRRALVSLQLANNETGVVQPVAEAARIAHAHGASIHTDAVQAPGKIPVSIRALGVDAMTLSAHKIGGPQGAGALVLASEGYGLDRLVRGGGQERGFRAGTENVPAIVGFGAAARLVREHLDGERERLARLGAAFAAAVREKAPEAVVFGDGAPRLPNTILFAVPGLRAETALIAFDLGGVALSSGSACSSGKVKRSHVLDAMGVDPSLAEGALRLSCGYATRDAEVIRFASVLENIEARRVRRSRAA from the coding sequence ATGGATACGGCCGAGCGCGCCTATCTGGACTACAACGCGACCGCACCCCTGCGGGAGGAGGCGGCGCGCGCGCTCGTCCATGCTCTCGAGCGCGTCGGCAACGCCTCCTCCGTCCACGCCGAGGGCCGGGCGGCGCGCGCGGCGCTCGAGGCGGCCCGGGCCGAGGTCGCGGCGCTCGTCGAGGCCGATCCCGCCGCGGTGATCTTCACGAGCGGCGGCTCGGAGGCCAACGCGCTGGCGCTCGCGCCGGGCTTCGCCCGTCCCGGCGAGGCGGGGGCGGAGGTCCTGCTCGTCGGCGCCGGCGAGCACCCCTGCGTCCTCGACGGGCACCGTTTCCCCGCGGACGCCGTGGAGCGCATCCCGCTCGATGCGCACGGCGTGGCGGATCTCGCCTGGCTCGAGGCGCGGCTCTCGGCGCTGACCGGACGTCGGGCGCTGGTCTCGCTGCAGCTCGCCAACAACGAGACCGGCGTCGTCCAGCCGGTCGCCGAGGCGGCGCGGATCGCGCATGCGCACGGCGCGTCGATCCACACCGACGCGGTCCAGGCGCCGGGGAAGATTCCGGTCTCGATCCGGGCGCTCGGCGTCGATGCGATGACGCTGTCGGCCCACAAGATCGGCGGCCCGCAGGGTGCGGGCGCGCTGGTTCTCGCCTCGGAGGGCTACGGGCTCGACCGGCTCGTCCGGGGCGGCGGGCAGGAGCGCGGCTTTCGCGCGGGGACGGAGAACGTCCCGGCGATCGTCGGTTTCGGCGCGGCCGCGCGCCTCGTGCGCGAGCACCTCGACGGGGAGCGCGAGCGGCTCGCGCGGCTCGGCGCGGCCTTCGCGGCCGCGGTCCGGGAGAAGGCTCCGGAGGCCGTCGTCTTCGGGGACGGCGCCCCGCGGCTGCCGAACACGATTCTCTTCGCCGTCCCCGGCCTCAGGGCCGAGACGGCGCTGATCGCCTTCGATCTCGGCGGCGTCGCGCTCTCCTCGGGCTCGGCCTGCTCGTCGGGGAAGGTGAAGCGTTCGCACGTGCTCGACGCGATGGGCGTCGACCCGTCGCTCGCCGAGGGCGCGCTGCGCCTCTCGTGCGGCTACGCGACGCGCGATGCGGAAGTGATCCGTTTCGCGTCCGTTCTCGAAAACATCGAGGCGAGGCGCGTGCGCCGCTCCCGGGCGGCGTGA